In Nitrospira sp. MA-1, the following proteins share a genomic window:
- the fdhD gene encoding formate dehydrogenase accessory sulfurtransferase FdhD produces the protein MATKLYPTQGTTFFADSSRPVAHARADQLAIEEPLEIRLEYWADGQAYWKSISITMRTPGHDSELAAGFLFTEGIITEWNDIKQIRPCGPIVEGQNFQNIVRVKLHSSVSVKTATMDRNFYTTSSCGICGKTSIEALKINNPFGQNIKMLTSPSVTQNMLFCLPERMAAQQQLFKQTGGCHASALFDEQGTLLCLREDVGRHNALDKVLGWALMNNRLPLHRHVVLVSGRASFELMQKSSMGGIPFVAAVGAPSTLAVQMAEEFNMTLVGFLDHQRMTVYHDFGRIQAHQAPQPEDKGGRTTRHTGSPVNPAVEHPDRRWPRPST, from the coding sequence ATGGCAACCAAACTCTATCCGACGCAGGGCACGACCTTTTTCGCCGATTCCTCCCGCCCGGTTGCACACGCCAGAGCAGACCAGTTAGCAATTGAAGAACCGCTTGAAATTCGGCTGGAGTATTGGGCCGACGGCCAGGCTTATTGGAAAAGTATCTCGATTACCATGCGCACTCCCGGCCACGATTCGGAACTGGCCGCAGGATTTCTGTTCACCGAAGGCATCATTACTGAATGGAACGACATCAAACAGATTCGACCATGTGGACCAATCGTCGAGGGGCAGAACTTTCAGAATATCGTGCGGGTAAAGCTGCACTCCAGCGTGTCGGTGAAAACCGCGACGATGGACCGGAATTTTTATACGACTTCCAGTTGCGGGATCTGCGGCAAAACTTCCATCGAGGCCCTTAAAATCAACAATCCATTTGGCCAAAACATTAAAATGCTGACTTCCCCTTCCGTCACACAAAACATGCTATTCTGTTTGCCGGAACGCATGGCCGCGCAGCAACAGCTCTTTAAGCAAACGGGGGGCTGTCATGCTTCAGCCTTGTTCGATGAACAGGGCACGTTGCTCTGTCTGCGGGAAGATGTCGGACGGCACAATGCCCTGGATAAAGTTCTAGGGTGGGCCTTGATGAATAACCGTCTTCCCCTGCATCGCCATGTGGTGCTGGTAAGCGGGCGGGCCAGCTTCGAACTCATGCAGAAATCCTCTATGGGCGGCATCCCGTTTGTCGCCGCCGTGGGCGCACCCTCCACGCTGGCGGTGCAGATGGCAGAAGAATTCAACATGACCCTGGTGGGGTTTTTAGACCATCAACGCATGACGGTCTATCACGACTTCGGACGAATTCAAGCCCACCAGGCTCCACAACCAGAGGACAAAGGTGGACGAACAACGCGACATACCGGAAGCCCCGTCAACCCCGCCGTGGAACATCCCGATCGAAGATGGCCACGGCCTTCAACTTGA
- a CDS encoding SDR family oxidoreductase: MKILLTGATGYVGGRLLHRLEQHGRQVRCLARRPEFLQSRVGPGTEVVAGDVLDPATLATAMCGVEVAYYLVHSMGESGSFEAADREAADNFGQAARAAGVGRLIYLGGLGDDRETLSPHLRSRHEVGEILRQSGVPVVEFRASIVLGSGSLSFEMIRALVERLPVMLTPRWVHVPAQPIAIDDVLAYLTGALDLPLTNSLVLEIGGLDVVSYGDLMREYARQRQLRRLMVPVPVLTPRLSSLWLGLVTPLYARVGRKLIQSIRYPTVVRDDSARRVFAIEPISVRDAIAQALRNEESKLAESRWSDANSVGGGARQYGGVRFGNRLVDVRRRHVPVPPADAFRPIQRIGGSTGWYYGNWLWTLRGWLDLLVGGVGRRRGRRDPEALRVGDVVDWWRVEAIEPGRRLRLFAEMKLPGRAWLEFLVEPEGAGSKITQTASFDPIGLGGLVYWYGMWPVHELVFRGMIRGIAREAQRQD, translated from the coding sequence ATGAAAATACTGCTGACGGGAGCGACAGGATATGTGGGCGGGAGACTGCTGCATCGGCTGGAGCAGCATGGCCGGCAGGTGCGGTGCCTTGCCCGGCGACCGGAGTTTTTGCAGTCCAGGGTTGGTCCCGGCACAGAGGTCGTCGCCGGTGATGTGCTTGATCCGGCCACCTTGGCGACCGCCATGTGTGGAGTGGAAGTGGCCTACTACCTGGTGCATTCCATGGGGGAGTCAGGAAGTTTCGAGGCTGCGGATCGTGAGGCTGCGGACAATTTCGGCCAGGCTGCGCGCGCGGCTGGTGTGGGACGCCTCATTTACCTTGGCGGTTTGGGCGATGACCGGGAAACATTGTCTCCTCATCTGCGAAGCCGGCATGAGGTGGGAGAAATTCTTCGGCAATCCGGTGTGCCGGTCGTGGAATTTCGGGCCTCCATCGTTCTTGGCTCCGGCAGCTTGTCTTTTGAGATGATCCGGGCGTTGGTGGAACGGTTGCCGGTGATGTTGACGCCACGCTGGGTTCATGTCCCTGCCCAACCGATCGCAATCGATGATGTGCTGGCCTATTTGACCGGAGCGCTTGACCTGCCGCTGACGAACAGCCTGGTTCTGGAGATTGGCGGTCTCGATGTGGTGTCGTACGGGGATTTGATGCGGGAATATGCCCGGCAGCGACAACTGCGTCGGCTCATGGTGCCTGTGCCGGTTCTCACGCCACGATTATCCAGCCTGTGGCTTGGACTCGTGACGCCGTTGTATGCGCGTGTTGGGCGCAAACTCATTCAAAGTATCCGGTATCCCACGGTGGTTCGCGATGACTCCGCGCGACGGGTGTTTGCGATCGAGCCCATCAGTGTGCGCGATGCCATCGCGCAGGCGTTACGGAACGAAGAATCGAAATTGGCGGAGTCACGATGGTCGGATGCAAACTCTGTAGGCGGAGGAGCCCGTCAATATGGCGGTGTGCGATTTGGTAACCGGTTAGTGGATGTGCGCAGACGGCATGTGCCTGTTCCGCCGGCTGACGCGTTTCGCCCTATTCAACGAATCGGCGGGAGTACCGGCTGGTATTACGGTAACTGGCTATGGACCCTTCGTGGGTGGTTGGATCTCTTGGTAGGGGGCGTGGGTCGTCGCCGTGGTCGGCGGGATCCGGAAGCCTTGCGGGTGGGGGACGTGGTGGATTGGTGGCGGGTGGAGGCCATCGAGCCGGGGAGGCGTCTCCGGCTCTTTGCCGAAATGAAATTGCCCGGACGTGCCTGGCTTGAGTTTCTCGTGGAACCTGAAGGCGCCGGCTCGAAGATCACGCAAACAGCCAGTTTCGATCCGATTGGTCTAGGAGGTTTGGTGTATTGGTATGGGATGTGGCCTGTGCATGAACTGGTGTTTCGCGGAATGATAAGAGGGATCGCCCGCGAAGCGCAGCGACAGGACTGA
- a CDS encoding DEAD/DEAH box helicase encodes MSNTPPLQSFHPVVQEWFTTRLGAPTDVQRASWPAIHSGQHALISAPTGSGKTLAAFLTCIDHLLRQAITGELEDGIQVIYVSPLRALSHDIHKNLELPLAEISELALSAGFLGPRIRVEVRTGDTPAAQRQQQLKHPPHILVTTPESLFLLVTAKRSRELLTGVHTVIVDEIHALAPNKRGAHLALSLERLDAVTSRRLVRIGLSATQRPLERVAQFLLGESAHRAKAQQPSLFDSTHCHIVDVGHRRQLDLQVEVPKDELGAIATNAIWSEIYDRIADIAGPHRSTLVFVNTRRMAERVAHHLEERLGENQVASHHGSLSRKLRLDAEERLKTGQIKVMVATASLELGIDIGCIDVVCQIGSPRAIATCLQRVGRAGHQVGAVPQGRLFCTTRDELVECAAVVRAIRQGQLETIEIPSAPLDILIQQIIAEVAAQEWDARDLFALCRSAYPYREFTWKSFESLLQLVAEGFVPGRRRLYALISYDRSEGRLRPKRGSRLAALTSGGAIPETATYQVVAEPDGTVVGTVDEDFAIESLAGDIMLLGTTSWRIRGIETGKVRVEDAHGAPPTIPFWRGEAPSRSFALSQAVAEVREQIFHLLEQGFVPGDETPRHWLYEECGVDAAGADQLLAYVAGGTQILGGVPTQTCVIAERFFDEAGGMQLVLHAPFGGRLNRAWGLALRKRFCVNFDFELQAAATDDGLVLSLGEQHSFPLEAIFGFVHHNTVRDVLIQATLATPLFLTRWRWNVTRALALLRFQHGKRVPVHLQRMRAEDLLAAAFPMAAACGDNHVGDIQVPDHQLVQETLHDCLTEAMDLVGLRQVLERIENQEIQVRVVESPVPSLFAHEILNANPYAFLDDAPLEERRARAVNLRRTSPASFDGNIGTLDGAAIEAVIDEAWPLVRDADELFDVLQVLGWLPLVLGEPWQEYGDSLLSHGRLLVLRVPIEGSSEREPVEGWTTRVHLTRLQALFPRAHVIAGLQDSLSLSVDKESVTADSAARDVVQGWMPHIGPVTAGELAGKLSIPTALVQQALLQLEGEGQILRGHFRPSSRLEASTCSSTGEEQRNPQQAFEEEWCDRSLLARIHRRTVTALRREIEPVAASDFMRFLFRWQHCAPGTQLHGEAGLREVIHQLAGFEAPASAWEHSLLKARLADYKPEWLDNLCLRGEVVWGRLTPPESKAARLSVVASGQRTGDFVLDAGVSVAAFRPLTPTRLAPISFLRRQDVSWVLAVAKPEASAGPLGVRLNLSGVAQAVLDCLDRRGACFFTDLTGRTGHLAAEVEQALWELVAAGLVTADGFDPLRALLDPRRRRAEGRDRARRPGHSVGRWDLFQGDHVADHEVQSVCLHPHEQWARQLAHRYGVVFRDLLKRESLPVTWRELLVQYRKLEWRGEMRGGRFVTGFTGEQFALPEAVESLRAVRRDVQVGAQEIRLSAADLLNLVGIILPGERISAHTSKLIFFRNGVTAVDTASVVSLA; translated from the coding sequence ATGAGCAATACTCCGCCGCTTCAATCGTTTCATCCGGTTGTTCAAGAATGGTTTACGACCAGACTTGGTGCACCGACTGATGTGCAGCGAGCCAGTTGGCCAGCCATTCATTCCGGACAGCATGCGCTGATTTCTGCACCCACCGGCTCCGGGAAAACGCTGGCAGCTTTTCTCACATGCATCGACCATTTATTGCGACAGGCGATTACCGGGGAGTTGGAGGATGGCATTCAGGTTATCTACGTGTCGCCGCTACGGGCGTTGAGTCATGACATTCACAAAAATTTAGAACTCCCGTTAGCTGAGATTAGCGAGCTGGCTCTGTCTGCCGGATTTTTGGGACCGAGAATTCGGGTGGAGGTCCGAACCGGGGATACGCCCGCTGCGCAAAGGCAGCAACAGCTCAAGCATCCGCCCCATATTTTGGTGACGACGCCGGAATCGTTGTTTCTTCTGGTGACGGCCAAACGGAGCCGGGAACTCCTGACCGGTGTGCATACGGTGATTGTTGATGAAATTCATGCTCTCGCACCGAATAAACGTGGCGCCCATCTGGCGCTGTCTCTTGAGCGGTTGGATGCCGTGACCTCCCGGCGGTTGGTACGCATCGGTCTGTCCGCCACACAGCGACCATTGGAAAGGGTCGCGCAATTTCTCTTGGGTGAATCGGCTCATCGCGCGAAGGCGCAACAACCTTCCCTCTTTGATTCAACGCATTGTCACATCGTGGATGTCGGCCATCGCCGGCAGTTGGATCTGCAGGTGGAAGTACCGAAAGATGAATTGGGCGCAATCGCCACGAATGCCATTTGGTCGGAGATTTATGATCGAATTGCCGACATCGCCGGGCCGCATCGTTCGACCCTGGTGTTTGTGAATACGCGCCGGATGGCCGAACGGGTAGCGCATCATCTGGAAGAACGCTTAGGCGAAAATCAGGTGGCGTCCCACCATGGCAGTTTGTCACGGAAACTCCGTTTGGATGCGGAAGAACGACTGAAGACGGGGCAGATTAAGGTGATGGTGGCGACCGCGTCATTGGAGTTGGGGATCGATATCGGGTGTATTGATGTGGTGTGCCAGATCGGATCACCTCGCGCGATTGCCACCTGTCTTCAGCGAGTGGGACGCGCAGGGCATCAGGTGGGAGCGGTTCCACAGGGACGACTGTTTTGTACGACCCGGGATGAATTAGTGGAATGCGCGGCGGTGGTCCGTGCGATTCGGCAGGGTCAATTGGAAACCATTGAGATTCCATCTGCCCCGCTGGATATTCTGATTCAACAGATCATTGCCGAGGTCGCGGCGCAGGAATGGGATGCGCGGGATCTGTTTGCCTTGTGCCGGTCAGCCTATCCGTACCGGGAGTTCACGTGGAAGAGCTTTGAGTCCTTGCTGCAATTGGTTGCCGAAGGATTTGTGCCGGGGCGCAGACGGTTGTATGCGTTGATCAGTTATGACCGTTCTGAAGGCCGGCTTCGGCCAAAACGTGGAAGCCGGTTGGCTGCGTTGACTTCCGGGGGAGCGATTCCTGAAACGGCGACCTATCAGGTTGTGGCGGAACCGGATGGAACCGTGGTGGGAACGGTGGACGAAGATTTTGCGATTGAGAGTCTGGCTGGAGATATTATGTTGCTGGGCACGACCTCCTGGCGCATTCGGGGAATTGAAACCGGAAAAGTCCGTGTGGAAGATGCGCATGGCGCCCCGCCCACCATTCCTTTTTGGCGGGGTGAAGCGCCTTCCCGATCGTTTGCCTTATCTCAGGCGGTGGCGGAGGTGCGAGAGCAGATCTTTCATTTGCTTGAACAGGGTTTTGTTCCCGGAGATGAAACCCCGCGGCATTGGTTATATGAAGAATGCGGAGTGGATGCGGCGGGTGCCGATCAATTGTTGGCCTATGTGGCCGGGGGCACACAGATTCTCGGAGGTGTGCCGACGCAGACCTGTGTGATTGCGGAACGGTTTTTTGATGAGGCCGGGGGGATGCAACTGGTGCTGCATGCGCCGTTTGGTGGCAGGCTCAACCGCGCATGGGGGCTGGCATTACGCAAACGATTTTGCGTGAATTTTGATTTTGAATTGCAGGCGGCCGCGACCGATGACGGGTTGGTGCTGTCGCTTGGTGAGCAGCATAGTTTTCCACTGGAGGCCATCTTTGGGTTTGTGCATCACAATACCGTGCGAGACGTGCTCATCCAAGCCACGTTGGCGACTCCGCTTTTTCTCACACGCTGGCGATGGAATGTGACCCGTGCGTTGGCGCTGTTACGGTTTCAACACGGTAAACGTGTGCCGGTGCATCTTCAACGCATGCGGGCGGAAGATTTATTGGCGGCGGCATTTCCGATGGCGGCGGCCTGTGGCGATAATCACGTTGGAGATATTCAGGTGCCGGATCACCAGTTGGTTCAGGAAACGCTGCACGACTGTTTGACGGAGGCCATGGACCTTGTGGGCCTGCGCCAGGTGCTTGAGCGGATCGAGAATCAGGAGATTCAGGTGCGGGTGGTGGAATCGCCGGTGCCCTCTCTCTTTGCGCATGAAATTTTGAATGCCAACCCCTATGCATTTCTGGATGATGCGCCGCTCGAAGAACGACGCGCGCGCGCCGTGAATCTTCGACGAACGTCACCCGCCAGCTTCGATGGAAACATTGGGACATTGGATGGTGCCGCGATTGAGGCGGTGATTGATGAAGCCTGGCCATTGGTTCGTGATGCTGATGAATTGTTCGATGTGCTTCAGGTTCTGGGATGGTTGCCATTGGTGTTGGGTGAGCCGTGGCAGGAGTACGGCGATTCATTACTGTCGCATGGCCGCCTACTGGTGCTGAGGGTGCCCATTGAGGGATCTTCGGAAAGGGAGCCGGTTGAGGGTTGGACCACCAGAGTACATCTGACGCGTCTTCAGGCCTTGTTCCCGAGGGCACACGTGATTGCCGGTCTGCAGGATTCACTGTCCCTGTCTGTGGACAAAGAATCGGTCACGGCAGATTCTGCCGCGCGGGATGTGGTGCAAGGCTGGATGCCGCATATCGGTCCGGTGACCGCTGGCGAATTGGCGGGAAAATTGAGCATTCCTACAGCACTGGTGCAGCAGGCTCTCTTGCAGTTGGAAGGAGAAGGCCAGATTCTTCGAGGCCATTTCCGTCCCTCTTCCCGCCTTGAGGCATCGACTTGTTCTTCGACAGGAGAAGAACAGAGGAATCCCCAACAGGCCTTCGAAGAGGAATGGTGTGACCGCAGTCTTCTGGCGCGCATTCATCGGCGAACGGTGACGGCTTTACGCCGGGAAATTGAACCGGTCGCCGCGTCGGATTTTATGCGCTTTCTCTTTCGCTGGCAGCATTGCGCACCCGGAACACAATTACACGGGGAAGCCGGGCTACGTGAAGTGATTCACCAGTTGGCAGGATTTGAAGCGCCGGCTTCGGCGTGGGAACATTCCCTCCTCAAAGCCCGCCTGGCTGATTACAAACCTGAATGGCTTGATAATTTGTGCCTGCGCGGGGAAGTAGTCTGGGGACGTCTGACCCCTCCGGAAAGTAAGGCCGCGCGCTTGTCTGTCGTAGCATCAGGACAGAGGACAGGAGACTTTGTACTGGACGCTGGAGTGTCGGTTGCGGCATTTCGGCCCCTGACTCCAACCAGGCTGGCTCCCATTAGTTTTTTGCGACGACAGGACGTGAGTTGGGTTTTGGCGGTGGCCAAACCTGAAGCATCTGCAGGACCGCTTGGCGTCCGCCTGAATTTGAGTGGGGTGGCACAAGCCGTCTTGGATTGTCTGGATCGTCGTGGCGCATGTTTTTTCACGGATCTGACCGGTCGAACGGGACATCTGGCCGCCGAAGTGGAACAGGCCTTATGGGAATTGGTGGCAGCAGGGTTGGTGACCGCTGACGGGTTTGATCCCCTGCGAGCCCTGCTTGATCCTCGGCGGCGGCGAGCCGAGGGCAGGGATCGCGCGCGCCGTCCGGGTCACAGCGTCGGGCGTTGGGATCTGTTCCAGGGTGATCATGTCGCCGATCATGAGGTCCAGTCGGTTTGTCTGCACCCGCATGAGCAGTGGGCCAGGCAATTGGCGCATCGTTATGGCGTGGTCTTTCGCGATCTGCTCAAACGGGAATCGTTGCCGGTGACCTGGCGTGAACTGCTGGTGCAGTATCGAAAACTAGAATGGCGGGGTGAGATGCGGGGTGGCCGGTTTGTGACCGGTTTTACGGGAGAACAGTTCGCACTGCCGGAGGCAGTGGAATCGTTACGGGCGGTTCGCCGTGATGTCCAAGTCGGAGCACAAGAGATTCGCCTGTCCGCCGCCGATCTGTTAAATCTGGTCGGCATCATCTTGCCGGGCGAACGGATCTCCGCTCACACATCCAAGCTGATTTTTTTCCGTAATGGTGTGACGGCTGTCGATACCGCCTCAGTCGTCAGTCTGGCTTGA
- a CDS encoding VanZ family protein, with the protein MTLLWIPLPSPNILRKVFYDFCHVPLFGVVAMILLYLARQRGEPRGWSVGSQYGLAFIGAVILGALAEGMQSFNSSRFAEWSDFLLDVLGAVGALGLSFTYDQRFTGRVAIWRVAPRKQLVQAGVGLLVVVALSPVLVWSYVYWDRDARFPSLVQFSAAWEMMLINGRDAAVQIVPPPLGWGKPQVDTVGLVLFYPKPYPGIRLREPYPDWKGFSHFHFEVYSELPEAQSLIIRIDDAQHNNDYTDRFNQAITISPGLNHIHIPLDDIRLAPVGREMDLSSIKNVQLFAINPPEEFSLYLDNFRLE; encoded by the coding sequence ATGACCCTGCTTTGGATTCCGCTTCCCTCTCCTAACATTCTCCGGAAAGTCTTCTACGATTTTTGTCATGTTCCATTATTTGGTGTTGTGGCCATGATCCTTTTGTATCTGGCACGGCAACGAGGTGAGCCACGAGGGTGGTCTGTAGGTAGCCAATATGGTTTGGCGTTCATTGGGGCTGTGATTCTGGGTGCATTGGCGGAAGGCATGCAATCGTTCAATTCGAGTCGTTTTGCCGAATGGTCGGACTTCCTTTTAGATGTGTTGGGAGCTGTGGGTGCCTTGGGGTTGTCTTTCACGTACGATCAAAGATTTACGGGACGTGTTGCAATATGGCGGGTGGCTCCTAGGAAACAACTGGTTCAGGCCGGGGTCGGATTACTTGTGGTGGTCGCCCTGAGTCCGGTGCTCGTCTGGTCCTATGTCTATTGGGACCGGGATGCCCGATTCCCTTCACTCGTTCAGTTTTCTGCCGCATGGGAAATGATGTTGATCAATGGGAGGGACGCTGCCGTTCAGATCGTTCCTCCGCCCTTAGGCTGGGGTAAACCACAGGTCGATACCGTGGGGCTCGTGCTGTTTTATCCGAAACCCTATCCAGGTATCCGCCTTAGGGAGCCCTATCCGGATTGGAAAGGATTTTCTCATTTCCATTTTGAGGTGTATTCCGAATTGCCGGAAGCCCAATCGCTGATCATCCGAATTGATGATGCACAACATAATAACGACTATACGGACCGGTTTAATCAGGCCATCACCATTTCGCCGGGCCTCAATCACATTCACATTCCGTTAGATGACATTCGTCTCGCCCCCGTTGGTCGGGAAATGGATCTCAGCTCGATTAAGAATGTTCAACTCTTTGCCATAAACCCACCGGAAGAATTTTCCCTGTATCTCGATAATTTCCGTCTGGAATAG
- a CDS encoding 50S ribosomal protein L11 methyltransferase, which translates to MDATVFEMTIPVSVDATELAGILDCQEFLGAWEAEGSVVLYWSKNGTAILQQVRSAISALGVVPPEGSLQFQPVKAQDWNATWAASVQPIRIGRRIGIRPSWATMDMPKDGVELIIDPKQAFGTGHHATTQLILEWLEGVTWVPGMRVLDVGTGSGILAMAALRLGATTALGIDVDTTALDCAREYAAVNNIQEELTLSSCQLATLPDQSFDVILANLDRKTILQVMGQFSRMRGLHTQLVLSGLLEEDEAEIVGQLEGQGWLRRHVRRWDGWIAIQLGVASPDSSSSG; encoded by the coding sequence ATGGATGCGACGGTCTTTGAAATGACGATTCCAGTTTCGGTGGATGCCACTGAGTTGGCGGGGATTCTGGATTGCCAGGAATTTCTGGGGGCATGGGAGGCGGAGGGTTCGGTCGTGCTCTATTGGAGTAAGAATGGAACAGCCATTCTTCAGCAGGTTCGGTCGGCGATCAGCGCATTGGGTGTTGTTCCCCCGGAAGGGTCACTGCAGTTTCAGCCCGTGAAAGCTCAGGATTGGAATGCCACCTGGGCGGCGTCCGTTCAGCCTATTCGTATCGGCCGTCGAATTGGGATCCGCCCGAGTTGGGCCACCATGGACATGCCCAAGGATGGAGTGGAATTGATCATTGATCCCAAGCAGGCGTTTGGAACCGGGCATCATGCTACCACCCAATTGATTCTCGAATGGTTGGAAGGGGTCACGTGGGTTCCAGGCATGCGGGTGCTGGATGTCGGGACCGGGAGTGGCATTCTCGCGATGGCGGCATTACGCCTGGGAGCGACCACGGCGCTGGGCATTGATGTGGATACCACGGCGCTGGACTGTGCCAGGGAATACGCAGCCGTGAATAATATTCAAGAAGAATTGACACTGTCCTCCTGCCAATTAGCCACGCTACCCGATCAATCATTTGATGTCATTCTGGCCAACCTGGATCGCAAAACTATACTTCAAGTAATGGGTCAATTTTCCAGGATGCGGGGTTTGCATACGCAATTGGTGTTGTCCGGGTTGCTGGAGGAAGATGAAGCTGAGATTGTCGGACAGTTGGAAGGGCAGGGATGGCTTCGACGCCATGTCAGGAGGTGGGATGGCTGGATAGCCATTCAGTTGGGAGTCGCTTCGCCCGACTCGTCTTCTTCGGGTTGA
- a CDS encoding TIGR03862 family flavoprotein, with the protein MPLKSDNMKIAVIGGGPAGLMAAEAAIAMGARVDLYDAMASVGRKFLLAGKGGLNLTHSEPLGNFILRYGPRQEQIRSLLAGFGSDALREWARELGVETFIGTSGRVFPTDLKSAPLLRSWLRRLRQHGMTIHVRHRWCGWAGSETLRFSTPQGDRLVSPDAVVLALGGGSWPRFGSDGAWVPLLAGRGVLIEPLKPTNCGFDVEWSPHLRDRYAGHPVKPVVVAGTTQEGVEFRQQGEFVLTETGIEGGVIYAISAWLRDEIVKRGTVLLRLDLAPDRDVSRLISDLSRPRGSRSMASHLQRRVGISGVKAGLLREYVSKKDFADPILLGTAIKSLPLRLVAPRPLEEAISTAGGVAFEALDGRLMVRTLPGVFCSGEMLDWEAPTGGYLLTACFASGHAAGVGAVRWFQSTRRFT; encoded by the coding sequence ATGCCGTTGAAGTCAGATAATATGAAGATTGCGGTGATCGGCGGGGGGCCTGCGGGCCTGATGGCTGCGGAGGCCGCGATTGCCATGGGCGCACGGGTAGATCTATATGACGCCATGGCCTCCGTCGGTCGAAAATTTTTGTTAGCAGGGAAGGGTGGGCTCAACTTGACGCATTCTGAGCCATTAGGGAATTTTATTTTGCGATATGGTCCTCGGCAGGAACAAATCCGATCGTTGCTTGCCGGATTTGGGTCGGATGCCTTGCGCGAGTGGGCTCGTGAATTGGGTGTGGAGACGTTTATTGGAACATCCGGCCGCGTGTTTCCTACTGACCTTAAGTCTGCACCTCTTTTGCGGTCTTGGTTACGCCGATTGCGCCAGCATGGAATGACGATTCACGTGCGGCATCGCTGGTGTGGCTGGGCGGGGAGCGAGACTCTCCGGTTTTCCACGCCGCAAGGAGATCGTCTTGTTTCTCCTGATGCTGTGGTGCTCGCGTTGGGTGGTGGCAGTTGGCCCAGATTCGGCTCCGATGGGGCATGGGTGCCGTTGCTTGCCGGGCGTGGTGTTCTCATTGAACCGCTGAAGCCGACGAATTGTGGTTTTGATGTCGAATGGAGTCCGCATCTTCGTGACCGTTATGCCGGGCATCCCGTGAAGCCGGTTGTCGTGGCGGGAACCACCCAGGAGGGCGTTGAGTTCAGGCAACAGGGGGAATTCGTTCTGACGGAGACCGGCATTGAAGGAGGTGTGATCTATGCAATTTCGGCATGGCTACGTGACGAGATTGTGAAAAGGGGCACGGTGCTTCTTCGATTGGATCTGGCGCCGGACCGGGATGTGTCGCGCCTTATTTCAGACTTATCACGGCCGCGAGGTTCACGCTCGATGGCGAGTCACCTGCAGCGCCGGGTTGGTATTTCCGGGGTGAAAGCCGGCCTTCTGAGGGAATATGTGTCCAAGAAAGACTTTGCCGACCCCATCCTACTTGGGACGGCCATCAAATCGCTGCCGTTACGTCTCGTTGCGCCGCGCCCGCTGGAGGAAGCGATCAGCACGGCGGGTGGAGTAGCGTTTGAAGCCTTGGACGGGCGACTGATGGTTCGCACCTTACCGGGTGTATTTTGTTCGGGAGAGATGCTGGATTGGGAAGCGCCAACCGGCGGCTATCTTTTGACTGCCTGTTTTGCTAGTGGTCATGCTGCGGGTGTCGGAGCTGTGAGGTGGTTTCAGTCAACCCGCCGTTTCACTTAG
- a CDS encoding mismatch-specific DNA-glycosylase has protein sequence MKTRVGGSKHRGRMPTSYEHSGLPDYLAPGLSILFVGINPGLRSAEVGHHYAGPSNRFWKLLFDSGLIPFPLTYRDDWQLPEFGYGLTNMIARPTAGVQDLGKQDFLQGHQALLTKIMTYQPRLVALLGVSMARMLLSSNEATSVKQLALGNPIQVGLQSIPLCGVPVWVLPNPSGRNAHYSYQQMKVLYCGLKDWGHPS, from the coding sequence ATGAAGACGCGCGTGGGTGGATCCAAGCACCGGGGACGTATGCCCACAAGTTATGAGCACTCAGGGTTACCCGATTATCTGGCCCCCGGGTTATCCATTCTCTTTGTTGGAATTAACCCTGGTCTGCGCTCGGCTGAGGTCGGTCATCATTATGCCGGACCTTCCAACCGGTTTTGGAAGCTGCTGTTTGACTCCGGGCTGATTCCCTTTCCCCTGACCTATCGGGATGATTGGCAATTGCCTGAATTCGGGTATGGGCTTACCAATATGATTGCCAGGCCGACCGCCGGTGTTCAGGATTTGGGAAAACAGGATTTTCTCCAAGGGCATCAGGCATTACTGACAAAAATCATGACATATCAACCTCGACTAGTGGCCTTGTTAGGAGTCAGCATGGCACGCATGCTTCTCTCGTCCAATGAGGCAACCAGTGTTAAGCAGCTGGCGCTTGGAAATCCAATTCAGGTGGGCCTGCAATCTATTCCCCTTTGTGGTGTGCCTGTCTGGGTGTTGCCAAATCCGAGTGGAAGGAATGCCCATTATTCCTATCAGCAAATGAAAGTTTTGTACTGTGGGCTGAAGGATTGGGGTCATCCATCCTGA